One Gemmatimonadota bacterium DNA window includes the following coding sequences:
- a CDS encoding ABC transporter substrate-binding protein — MNLVRITKKSTVLTVFVYIVYRCKPYPAPVTSGTNVRYVSRFPRFVFLLSFLLIPRVAAGQVTETDVIGSAVTLQGTPERIISLIPSNTELLFAVGAGSSVVGVTNYCDYPPEAREIEKIGDVTTMSLEKIVALDPDLVLASKGNARELVYSLKALDVPVFVLDPQSIEDVLDAIGTVGRLVGREELARELSEGYRQRLATVAERIGGLTESERPTIFVGSPFRDENWTPGPETFTSAVIQRAGGRNVADDLAPGTWAVYNLEHIVSKDPQVLLSTLGEGQDAEEVRARYLERAKSLKGWQGLDAVRNERVVLIPENWLLRPAPRLFLAIENLAAALHPNLF; from the coding sequence ATCAATTTAGTGCGTATTACAAAAAAAAGTACCGTTTTAACCGTCTTCGTCTATATTGTATACCGCTGTAAACCGTATCCTGCTCCCGTGACATCCGGAACGAATGTGAGGTACGTTTCGCGCTTCCCAAGGTTTGTTTTTCTCCTTAGTTTCCTGCTGATTCCCAGGGTGGCTGCCGGTCAGGTGACAGAAACGGATGTCATCGGTTCCGCCGTGACCCTTCAGGGTACTCCGGAGCGAATCATATCGCTTATACCAAGCAACACGGAACTGCTTTTCGCAGTGGGCGCGGGAAGTTCGGTCGTGGGGGTCACGAACTACTGCGATTATCCGCCGGAAGCCAGGGAAATCGAGAAGATCGGCGACGTCACGACAATGAGTCTCGAGAAAATCGTGGCGCTCGATCCTGATCTCGTACTGGCTTCAAAGGGAAACGCCAGAGAACTGGTATACAGCCTGAAAGCACTGGATGTTCCGGTGTTCGTCCTCGACCCCCAGTCGATCGAGGACGTGCTCGATGCGATCGGTACGGTGGGCAGGCTTGTCGGTCGTGAGGAATTGGCACGCGAGCTTTCCGAAGGTTACCGTCAGCGGCTGGCCACGGTCGCGGAGCGGATCGGCGGCCTGACCGAAAGCGAGCGTCCCACGATTTTCGTCGGCAGCCCCTTCCGGGACGAGAACTGGACCCCCGGACCTGAAACGTTTACTTCGGCGGTGATTCAACGGGCCGGCGGTCGGAACGTGGCCGACGACCTGGCGCCGGGTACGTGGGCGGTGTACAACCTGGAGCACATCGTTTCCAAGGATCCGCAGGTCCTCCTTTCCACGCTGGGCGAAGGACAGGACGCAGAGGAAGTCCGGGCGAGATACCTGGAAAGGGCGAAGTCGCTGAAAGGCTGGCAGGGCCTGGACGCCGTGCGTAACGAACGCGTCGTCCTGATTCCCGAAAACTGGCTGCTTCGACCCGCACCCAGGCTCTTCCTCGCGATCGAGAACCTGGCTGCCGCATTGCATCCGAACCTGTTCTGA
- a CDS encoding sugar phosphate isomerase/epimerase — protein sequence MNIAVVPSMLDPNRFRRRSFGGKLTMGRFDYCLNTSTIRSPGVSVLEYVDIAADAGYDGIEPWVEEIDAWIEGGGTLTQLQDHAAGRDIRIVNLIAFFEWAVPEADRHAFGLEEARRCFEMAQVLDCPFVATAPKGIHDREVDLFSVARRFAELTDAVSDFSPKPLLEFWGVSRTLGTVGEALLVAAESGVRDTRLLTDIFHMYKGSGHQHGMDYLDPGRLGLVHVNDYPTVPPRTYIEDEHRVYPGDGVAPWDEIVASLERQEYRGMLSLELFNPAYWAEGPVATAQIGLAKLRACVENA from the coding sequence ATGAACATAGCCGTCGTACCTTCCATGCTCGACCCGAATCGGTTCAGACGGCGGTCTTTCGGAGGGAAGCTTACGATGGGACGCTTTGACTACTGCCTCAATACGAGTACGATCCGGTCGCCCGGTGTTTCCGTGCTGGAATACGTGGATATCGCGGCCGACGCCGGATATGACGGAATCGAACCCTGGGTGGAGGAAATCGATGCCTGGATCGAAGGGGGCGGTACGCTGACGCAACTGCAGGACCACGCTGCCGGCCGGGATATCCGGATCGTGAACCTGATCGCCTTTTTCGAATGGGCAGTGCCCGAGGCCGACCGCCACGCCTTTGGTTTGGAAGAGGCGCGGCGGTGCTTCGAAATGGCACAGGTGCTGGATTGCCCTTTCGTAGCCACGGCCCCGAAGGGGATCCACGACCGCGAAGTCGACCTATTTTCCGTCGCCCGGAGATTCGCCGAACTGACGGACGCCGTATCGGATTTCTCCCCGAAACCCCTGCTGGAGTTCTGGGGCGTGTCCCGGACGCTGGGAACAGTAGGAGAAGCCCTGCTCGTGGCCGCCGAAAGCGGGGTGCGTGACACCAGGCTGCTGACCGACATCTTTCACATGTACAAGGGTAGCGGGCACCAGCACGGGATGGACTACCTCGATCCCGGTCGCCTGGGCCTGGTCCACGTGAACGACTATCCCACAGTCCCGCCCCGTACGTACATCGAAGACGAGCACCGGGTCTATCCCGGAGACGGCGTAGCGCCCTGGGACGAGATCGTCGCCAGCCTGGAACGGCAGGAATACCGGGGCATGCTGTCACTCGAGCTGTTCAATCCCGCCTACTGGGCCGAAGGGCCGGTGGCCACGGCACAAATAGGACTGGCAAAGCTTCGGGCATGCGTAGAAAACGCGTGA